AAGTAAAGAAAGATAATTTAACATAAAAATATGGAGCTTGCTATGTTTCAACAAAGGAGAGGAGTTTTTACAATGGTCTTAGTAGTAGTGTTTGTGTTGGCAGTGGCTTCTACTTTTGTTTTTCTTAGATTCTCGGGAAAGCTCGCAGAATATAAGATAAATATGTTTTCCAGCATAGGCACAGATAATCTTGTCTTTAATGAGAGCGAGCAAGCAGATGAGAAAGAGGATGCGTTTTCCATAGGCATCATTGATAATGGCGCGGAAGAAATCAGTAATATAGATAGTGGCAACGATATCCCTCTTATTATTTCCGCAGGAAAGAAATATGAAGAGGTTGCCAAAAGCGGAGATGGGATTACACATCTTGCACGAAGGGCTTTAAGAGAATATTTGGATGGAAGTTCGGTCAATCTTAACGCAGAGCAAAAGATATTTTGCGAGGACTATATTCAGAATCGCATTGGCGAGAAAGAGATTAAAATAGGGGAAAGTATTGCAATTTCAGAGGATTTAATAGCAGAGGCAGTGAATAAATCATTGGGATTGAGCGCAAGTGAGCTTGAAAACCTGAAGAATTTTACAGAATTGGTTTGGGACGCTGATTTCTGAACTTATTGAATACCTTTTATTTTTTAACTATGTTCTACAAGGAGGACACTATAAGATTAACAGTTGCTGTGTATCAGGTGACTGGGATTTTTCCTGAAAATGAGCCCTTAATAGCTCAAATCAGGCAAAAAGCTAATAATGTTTTAGCTGATTTTATCTGTCTGCGGATGAATCCGGGCAACAAAAAAAATATCAGCAAAGGAATTGAGGTGCTTTTTGCCTATTTTTCCATAGCTGAAAAGCAGAACTGGATTGATAGCAAGAATTTTTTGGTTTTAAGGCGAGAATATAGCAAAATATTGGATTTTATAAGGAGTTTGCCTGAAAATCCTGTGAAAATAGCAAGAAAAGAAGTAAAAATAATTGAGAAAACGAGTTATCCACAGGTAACTGTGGATAAGAGAGTGGATAAACAGGTGGATAAGAAACAGGAAAACAGAAATGTTAGCAGGGCTTCGTCTAATCCTTCTGTAAGGCAAAAACAGGTTTTAGAATTGATTAAAACTAAGAATCAGCTTTCTTTGTCAGAAATCAAGAGTATGTTTTCTTCCTTAAGTTCCAGAACATTGCGTCGGGACTTGAGTTCATTGGTTGATAAGGGGGCAATAGACAGAATCAGGGAGGGCAGAGATGATGTTTTATATGTTTTAAAATGAAATTGGATTGCGGACAGATGTCGGACATAAAATATAGTTGTCCACAATGTGTCCACAAGTTATCCACATGTCCAGAAAATTATCCGGGCATTATTGTTTAAATGATAATGGATAAAAAGCAGAAAAAATTTAGCAAGATATACGATAGCTATGTAGGGAGCATCTATCGTTTCATTTCTATTAAAGTCAATTCTCAGGAAATTGCCGAGGATTTGACTTCTGAAGTGTTTTTAAAAACATGGAAGAGTTTTCAACAGCAAAATAAAATCAAAAATCCAAGGGCATATCTTTATACCACTGCCCGGCATATAGTCATTGATTTTTACAGGACCAATAAAGAAGATAGGACAATATCAATTGAAGATGTTAGAGAGATAGAGGATATAGCCATTCCAATAGAAGCGCAGGAAAGCCATGATGCTACCATGGAAATCGTAAAACAAGGGCTCAACGCGCTTAAAGAGGATTATCAAAATGTCGTTATTTGGCGGTATGTGGATGGATTGTCTATTAATGAAATCGCTAAAATACTTGGAAAATCCAATGGAGCGACAAGAGTATTGATTCATAGGGCAATGGAACAGCTAAAAGAAAGAGTTCAGTAAAATTTTCAATTTCCAATTTCCAAGTTTCAATTTCCAAGTTTCAAGTTTTCAATTTACAATTTACAACAAAGCTCCAATTTTGAAGTTTTCAAACCGTTTGTTTAGTGTTTTAGAAAATTACGAGGCCGGGCCTCGTAATTTTCGTAAAACCCCGGAAGCCACGCTAGCATTGAGGATTCTCACAACCCGCCCTGGGCGGGTAATTTTTAGGGGAAAGTTATCCACAGGGTAAAAGCGTAAAATGTAAAGCGAAAAATGTAAAAGAAAAAACAAAAATATAAGGGAGAAAGCGTAAAGCGTAAAGCGAAAAGCGAAAAATGTGAAAGAAAAGACAATTTTAATTAATTTTACTGTAACAATTGGGGTGTTTGTTCGTCTACTCTATAATAGAGAGTCAAAATCTGAAATTGCAGACCGATACTGAAAAAACGATATCCGATATATATCGTTCAGAAATCCAAAACACAAAACACAAAAGCCAAAACACAAAAGCTAAAACACAAAAGCCAAAAGCTAAAAGCTAAAACACAAAACAAGAAAAGCGAAAAAGATAATCATTATACTTTGATAAGAAAATAGAAAACAAATAGAAAAGTATGGAAAACAAACAGATTATCGCACAATTAAAGGCATTAAGAGCAGTTAGCCCAGAGAAGGAATGGGTTGAGAATACCAAGTCCTTTGTTTTAAACAGCTTTCATTCAGAAGAAACCGCGCATAGCCGTGGCTTTTTGTTTTTTTTCCAGCCAGCCCGACTTATCCCGCTCGCAATTCCTGCATTTATAGTAATGATAGTGGCAGCAGGCATAACCGCGCATTTTTATCTGCAGACATTAAATGGAAACAACATAACAGTTATTCCAACAGAAAATACCACAGCCACTTATTTGGTCTTGGCACAGACAAAGCTTGATAGCTTGGCAAAGCCAGGGGACATAAAAGAAGTGGCAGATATGTTGGACAAGGCAGTGAGCGGGATACAGTCAGCGTCAAAAGACCCTATAGAAACAGATAAAATTGTAAAATCAATCGCAGATATTAATAAGAAGGTAGAGGCATTGGGCGTGAACGAAGAAAATGCCGAGGAAATTGCTGAATTAAAAGACAAGGCAAGTGTTCTTTCCAGCAAAACAGCAGAAGCGCTTGAAGAGAATATCCAGAACACCACCAAAGAGCTTGTGAAGAATCTTATAGACAAGACAGAGGATTTGACACTTACCGACAAGCAGGCAGAACTGTTCAGCCAAGCGAAAACCGATTATAATAATGAAAATTTCAGCGCAGCATTGGAAAAGATTTTAATGCTTACGAATAATAAATAAATTAACATCCGAGAAGCCGTTGTTTGGGCCACCAGCGGCATTTGTATTCTAAGCTGGTCTGAGGGAGTAAGTAATCCCCTGACGCTCGATAGGGCGTAAGGGCAAAGGTCGAATCAAAAAAATTAAATCTAAAAATGAATCCTTTTACAATCGTTGATAACCTAAAATGGCTATTGCGAGAAATAAAAGGAAAGAAAATTTAAAATGAGTATTAAAAGAATCGTTGCAGGAGTATCTACAGTGACTTGCGCTGTTATGATGCTTGGCGGTTCAATCGCGCCAGTTTATGGTTTGACAATGGCCGAGCTTGAAGCCCAAATTGCGGCTTTACAAGCACAGCTTTTACAATACCAGGCGCAGTTGGCTACCATTGATGGCACAACCACTACAACCCCTGCAGCTTACACAGGAATTCCCGATGGCTTTACATTCCAGAATGCCTTAAAATATGGCATGACGAGCAATGATGTAAAGTACTTACAGATTATATTGAAAGAAGAGATTGGAGCGCCGACCTATCCAACAACTGTTGGAGCCACTGGTTATTTCGGCTCAATCACCAAGGCCTCTGTTATTGCTTTCCAAGAGAAATATACTTCTGCAATTCTTTCTTCTTGGGGATTAACAAAAGGAACTGGTTATGTTGGCGAGACAACCAGAGCGAAACTGAACAGTTTGTTATCTACAAGTGTGACCCCTCCTCCAGTTGTCCCAGTTGCCAGCGATTATACCATTGAAGCTGACTGCGTTGCAGCCGGATTTTTCTGGTATAGTGATGTTTGCAACACTTTGGCCGAGGGCGTAACTCCTCCAGTAGTAGCTGGAGACCATTCAGTTGCTTTAGCAAGCACCAATCCTGCTGCAAGCACCTTAATGTCAAGTTCAGCATACAACACTATGTTGGTGTTTAACGCGACAGCAGGTAGCACTGATTGGAATATCACTTCTATCACTGTTGAAAGATTTGGTATTTCTATAGACAGTATGGTAAGCGGTGTCTTGGTTCAGGATAAGGATGGTTTAAGACATGGAAATGTCTATACCTTCTCCAGTAAGAAGGCTGCTATTTCATTTACCAGCAAGCCGATTACTATTACTAAAGGAACCACGCAGAAGATTTCTATTTTGACCCATCTTGGTTCAACCGCCACTTCCGGAACATTCGGAGCAAAGGTTACTGCTATTTCTGGCGACCCGAGCGGGTTGTCATTAGTTGGCAATACTTTCTCCTTAGCTACCGGAGCGAGCGTATTGGGCGCTATTGATGTTGATGTGGTAAGTTTGAGAACAACTACCGCTTCAGTTGATATTGGCAACAAGGACCAACTTCTGACTAGGTTCAAGTTCACAGAGACCACATCTAATGAGGACGCTTATCTTGAAGAGTTGTCCGTTTATAATAACGGCAGCGCAGCTGATGGGGACATTGCCAATTGGATATTAAAAGATGCCAGTGGCAATACCTTGGCAACTGTTGCGCAAAGCAATGACAAATATGTCATCTTTGATTTAACCAGCAGTCCGGGATATTTGATTCCTAATGGCTCTTCTAAGACGCTCTCATTATATGTTGACCTTGTTGACGGAGCATCCAGAACCACCCAAGCCGTTATTTTGAACGACTATGATGTAGTTGTTCTTGGCAAGGACACTGGAACAAGAATTTTGGCAACTGCAACAGGGAACACTGTTGATACTGCCTTCCCAATTGGAGATATTGCCTCTGGCAGCGGTGGTTATAACCATATAACCGCTACCGCCGGCTCTTTGACAGTAGTCCTGTCAAACACTTCTCCAACCGGAACAGTGCCAGCAGGTGGAAATGAAGTTGTATTTGCTAAGTTTGACCTTAAGGCAAAAGGCGAGAACATTGAAGTGAGGCGGCTTGAATTCTATTTAGTGGCCAGAACCGCTCCTGATAATGGAGACAGCCTTACAACTGCCAATGAGTCAGATGATATCTTTACAGGAACTGTTAATTTAAAGACCTCTGACGGCGCCAGCCATTATGCTTTGACTGTTGCCAATGATGCTCCTTCTACCACTGCTACTGCTTATACTCTGTCCAGCTATTTCACCATTCCTTCTGGAACAACAGAGACAATCAGCATTGTCGGTAATTTGAGGAGCGACCTTTCAAGCGCTGATTCCTTCAGATTTGCTATTAAGAATGTTTATGTAAAACGATTGACTACTGGAGATTTCCAGACCTATCAAGCGACAGCATTGAATGCCAACACTTTGACAGGCGCGGCAGGAAGCTTAACAGTTGTTAAGGATGCCAGCTGGGGTAATAAGAGCATAATTGCCGGTGCTGCAAAGCAGGTTGGACAATTTGTTCTTCAAACCGGGTCAAGCGAAGGTGTGTATATTTCCACCTTTAATATTGACCTTTCAAGCACAACTGGTGTTAACGAACTCTGGATGCAAAAAGGAGCCGGAACCTGCAGTGAAACCAGCTCAACCTTAATCGGTTCAGTTGATTCTTCAGTTGCAGGCGCCAATGACAGTTTCTCAACAGGCGGGGTCTTTACTATCCCTGCTTCTGACTCCCAAGTAGTTATTGTCTGCGCTAATTTTGACCAGAGTACAGCGACCGGCACATATATTGCCGATTTTGACGCTTCTGACATTTCAGGCACAGGCGCAGTATCTGGGGAAGCAGTGACAAACGCAGCAGATTCTACTGGACAGACAATGACTGTTCAAACAGCTGGAATTTTGACCGCTAAGAACGGCTCAAATCCAAATGCTGCTGTTTTACACGCCAGCGAAACAGGAGTAAAGGTATTAGATATGACATTCGGCACATTATATGAACCGATTACCATTGATACCTTCAGATTCACTGTTGAGAATGGAGCTACCCAAGACAGAAACTTCTCCAATTACACCTTAAAGCACGGAAGCGCTACTATTGGTTCTGGAAAATCAGCTGTTTCAGGAGTAATCACATTCTCTGGGTTATCTGAAACCATTCCTTATTATGGTTCAGAAAGCTACAGTTTATGGATTGATACTTCTGATGCCCTTACAATGGGTTCAGGTGATAAGACAAGAGCCAAATTCGCTTCTGTTGAAGCATTGGGCGCTTGGTCGAATTCTGCCATTATGGCAAGTCACGATACAGGTTATTGCGGAGCGATTACCACCGAGCCGACATCTGCTTCCAGCGTTGGCCACTACGCAGTGGGCGACCTGGTTGTTCATGGCGGAGCTTTGAAGATGGTAACCACCGCAGCTAATGAGGGAACGGTTCTTACCACTGGTTTGACTTTGGACGGCGCAGTTGCTGCCTTCGCTACTGGCGAAGTAAGCAAATTCGGCAGCTTCTCCCAAGCAGCTACCACTGATGGAACCGATTTATCCAATTTAGCGATTGGTGATTTAGTTGTCTATTATGACGCTACTCCAGCTAATGCTACTGGTATTGTTACAGCAGTGAATGATACAGCTAATACAGTAGCCATCAATGGCGCTACTGCAATTACTGGTCTAGCTGCAGACAATTATGTTGAAATTCCAGGCACTGGAGAATTAGCTTCTGCTGGAACTGCTACTAGTTTTGATGTAGCTCACGCCCTGGGAAGCTTGGTCTACTACTATGATGCAGGCGGGACTTCAACATTTGGAGTAGTAACAACTGCTTATGTTGCTGATGCTGCGACAATCAAGGTCAATGACACCACTATTACCATAGCCGACGCTGATAGAATTTTTGCACTTGATGCTGATGTTTCGCAGGAAGTGTACAGCGCTCAATCAACCTATCAATATGGTGTTGGTGATGTTGTATATCACTACGATTCAGGCGGTACGAGCGCGTGGGCTGTAGTTACAACTGGCATTGACGCAGGAGAAACAATGGCAAGCTTAGTAACCAGTGTTGCCACTGCTGCTGCAAGTGATAGGATTGTAAGAGTCACACCAGGAGTTATCGCTTCAAACAACATGACAATGCATGATGTTGAACCGATATTGACTGCGTCTGACACCACTTACACCACTGGTATTTCTGGCGGAATGCAAACCATTGCCATCTACGATATTACAGCAGTAGGCGGAGCATTGTTTGTTGAAAGCTTAGCTGTGTATCTTGAGGGCTCTGCTATTGCCAAGATTGATACAGCCGCAAATGCTATTGAGATTTGGGAAGGCGGAGAAAGAATTTATCAGGGTGGAGACCTTAGTGGTGGCGTTGCTGCTACTTATACCTGCGATTTGACCACTCCTGAAGAAATTGCTTCTGGCCAGACCAAGACCTTTACTGTAAAGGTTACTACTGCAGCTAGCGCTGCTTGGGCGAACACTGATGTTGGCAAGAGTTTGAGAGCTAAGATTGACGGGACCAAAGGCCAAATGGCTTCTGGACTTGATTGGTATTATGCCAGCTCAGGACCAGGAACCGCGCCAACGGCTTCCAGTCCAGCGAGTATTTCTGACAGCGAATTCCCAGTTTACGGAAAGTATTCACTAACTTACTAATCTTTTCCTTGTAGGATTAGTTAAGTTTCCAACCCCCCACCATATCTTATGGTGGGGGGTTTGGTTTCTCGGTATTGTGTTGGGGTATGTTTGTTGGGGGCCGCCCCCAACAATGTTTGGAGGTTGAACCTCCAAACATTGTCCTCCAAACATTGTTAAAAGGTTTTGGAAAGTTATTAACTTTTGTGTTTTATTTTTTTATGCTAAAATATTCAGACGACCCGCCCGAGGCGGGCAAGTAATTAATTAGTAATTAAAAATATGTTTAAAAAGAATTTTTTCAGTTTTCAAAATCTGCTCAATTTTAAGATTAATTCTCTTGCGCTGTCATTGGTTTTTCTTTTGCCTTTGTTTTTCCTTCCTTTCACTGCTTCACCGCTTTTTCTGAATAAGCAGCTGTTCTTATCAATAGCTGTTTTCTTTTTGTTTATTTTCTGGGCAGTGAAAGTGATAAGCTTTGGAAAATTTACTTTGGATTTTGGGAAAATTAGCAAAGCAATGATTCTGTTTTTGGTTGTGATTGGCATATCCACTATATTTTCCATTTCCAGAAGCCAGAGTTTCGCAGTCGCAGACACGCCCGATACTTTCCTGAACATACTGCTATGCGGTTTAGTTTATTTCCTGTCAGCTAATTTATTTAGCAAAAGAGAAGCCATTGAAAAGAGGGGCTCAAAAGATTCAAAAGAATCCAAACTCCCAGCCCGAAAATTCGTTTTCGGATTTTTGGCAAGCGCATTTGTTTTGAGCATTATTTTCCTGCTCCAAGCAGTGATAAGAAAAGCAATCTTTCCATTATTCCTTACCAAGAATTTTATTTTCAACACTATTGGAAGCACAGAAGCGTTAGGTATATTCATTGGTTGCGCATTTGTATTATTAATGTCTTTGTTTGGGAATAAAGTGATTGCGGTCAAAGAGAAGGCGGACATAAAATCAAAAATCATCTTCGGATTGTCCGCTATCACAGGAGTCATATTTTTCGCATCCATTGTTTTAATCAATTATTGGCTGATATGGCTTGGTGTTATCTTGGGCATTATTTTTGTCCTTGCCCAGATGAGCAAGAATATGGGCCCAATTTTAACCCAGAAGGAAATAAGGCAATTTATTTTGCCACTTTTGATTCTGGCTATTTCCTTGATATTCGTTTTTGTAAGGATTCCTACTGACAAGATTTTCAGCTATTCTCCGGAAATAGGGCTTACTTTCAAATCAACTGTTCAAATAGGAACTGATACAATGAAAATCTCTGTGAAAAATTTGATTATCGGTTCGGGACCAGCTTCGTTTCCTTATCAATTTGACCTTTTTAAGCCATTAGCAATAAATCTTGGGGCTTTCTGGCAGACACGGTTTAATCAGGGCTTTTCTGTTTTAACAACTATGTTATCCACAGTCGGTATTTTGGGAGTTTTGTCAGTCCTGTTATTGATAGTAACGGCTTTATGGCAGGGGATTAGGCCGTTATTTAAGACAAAAAATGATGATTCTGTGGAGGCAAAATTATCTTCTGTTATTTTCACTGCCTGCCTATATTTGTTTTTTACTTGGTTTTTCTATCCAGCCAACATTACATTGCTATTTCTGGCTTTTTTAATGCTTGGTTTGTTTGTTGGGCTTGAAAAGAAAGGGAATGTTAAAGAGATTTTATTCACCCAATCGCCTCAAAAAGCGTTTGGAATTATGATGTTAGCAGTAGTGGTTATGGCTGGCGCGGGCATTGGGGTATATAAGGTAAGCCAGAGATATGCGGGCGCTGTAATTTTTGCTGACGGGGTTAATTTTATCAATTCAGAAGAGCCGAATTTAGAAAATGGAATTAAGGCGATTGTTTCTGCTTCCAATTTAGACCAAAACAAAGATGATTATTTGAGAAATCTGTCCCAGGCATTTGCGCTTCAGCTTGACGAATTAGTCGGCAATCAAGAATTGAGCCAAGAGGACAAACAAAAGCTTTTTCAGCAATATATTTCAAACGGAGAGAGCATATTAGCAGAGGCAGTGCGCATTAACCCGAAAAACAGTGAAAACTGGCTCCAGCAGGGGAGTTTTTATCAGTCACTTGAAGGGTTTGGAGTGCAGGGCGCAGGGCAATTAGCGTTTGCGAGTTTCCAAAAAGCGTATGAGTTAGCTCCTCGGGACCCGCAATTCCCATTTGTTTTGGGGAATATGTATCTTGTGTCAGCAAAAACAAATTCAGCGCAGATAAAAGAACTGGAAAATGCGGAAGAAAAAGACCAAACGCAGATTGATAAACTAAAAGAAGCGCAAGAGTTGTTATTTTCGCAAACAGAAGAATATTTATTGAAAGCAATTGAACTTAAAAGAAATCTTGTGCCGGCGTTTTACTCGTTGGGACAATTTTATGAATTCAAGGGAGACCAGAATCTTGCTTTGCAGGCATATTCTATTATCTTGCAGCTTGTACCCGAATATCAGGATGTGAAAGCAAGAATAGAAGCCCTCACAAAATAAAAAATAGTTGCGAAAAGTTTTCCACACCTCTTGACTTGTATTTATTTTTTTAAAGAGTGATATAATTAAACTACTTTGAGATTTATAAATAAAAGTTTAATTTCAAGGTTCTGAGGAGCGAAGCGACGAAGGTTCTTATAATTAAACTACTTTAAAAAGAATGGCTGATAATGTTAAACAAAATGTTACTTTGGAAGATTTGGCTGGAATGATAAAAAGAGGTTTTGATGAAAACACAAAAGAGCATCAAGAAATGCGTCAAGATAATAAAAAGATGCTTCAAGGGTTGTTTGATTTGCGCAGTGACCACGAAGAGATTCTCAAGAAACTAAGCCAAGTAGCTTAGATGTGATGTATTATGTTTATTTTTTAAAGAGTCGAAAAGATGGGCATAGCGTTTATGTCGGGTATACGAATAACCTTAGAAGAAGATTGCAAGAGCACAATATAGGAAGGGGAGGCAAATATACCAAAAACAAAGGACCATTTTCTTTGGTATATTATGAAGCATATAATTCTATGGAGGATGCTCAAAATAGAGAACAAGCGCTCAAGGTTCATAAACGCGCTTATTCACAGTTGAAGAACAGAATCAAAGAAGGTCTTAAGAAGTAAAAAGAATAAAGGTCGGGATTTCTCCTTATTTCGTAGGGGATGAAATCCCCCACCAATCCTATGCCTAACTTCGTTAGAATTTGCGCGAAGCGTAGCAAGGATATAGGAGGGGGGTAAAATCCCCCACCAATTCTATGCCTAACTTCGTTAGAATTTGCGCGAAGCGTAGCATAGAATTGGTGGGGGAAAAGGTCGTCTTAAATTCGTTCGCCTTATTCACTGGTGCACGGTTAATAAGACGAGCAAAAAAACAATTAATAATTAATTTAGAATTACAATGAGTAAAAAATATTCTATTCTTAAAACAGGATTGACTGTTTTACTCGCGACATTGATGGTAGGCGCGGTTGTAAATGCCACCACCACTGTCGGCGATAATGTTTCTGTCGGAGGCACGCTTGGAGCAACAGGTGCGACAACCTTAAGCTCTACATTAGCGGTAACCGGCATAAGCACTTTGACTGGCGCATTGACTGCCAATGGCGGGGTCACGATT
This sequence is a window from Patescibacteria group bacterium. Protein-coding genes within it:
- a CDS encoding DeoR family transcriptional regulator, whose protein sequence is MFYKEDTIRLTVAVYQVTGIFPENEPLIAQIRQKANNVLADFICLRMNPGNKKNISKGIEVLFAYFSIAEKQNWIDSKNFLVLRREYSKILDFIRSLPENPVKIARKEVKIIEKTSYPQVTVDKRVDKQVDKKQENRNVSRASSNPSVRQKQVLELIKTKNQLSLSEIKSMFSSLSSRTLRRDLSSLVDKGAIDRIREGRDDVLYVLK
- a CDS encoding sigma-70 family RNA polymerase sigma factor, yielding MDKKQKKFSKIYDSYVGSIYRFISIKVNSQEIAEDLTSEVFLKTWKSFQQQNKIKNPRAYLYTTARHIVIDFYRTNKEDRTISIEDVREIEDIAIPIEAQESHDATMEIVKQGLNALKEDYQNVVIWRYVDGLSINEIAKILGKSNGATRVLIHRAMEQLKERVQ
- a CDS encoding peptidoglycan-binding protein — its product is MSIKRIVAGVSTVTCAVMMLGGSIAPVYGLTMAELEAQIAALQAQLLQYQAQLATIDGTTTTTPAAYTGIPDGFTFQNALKYGMTSNDVKYLQIILKEEIGAPTYPTTVGATGYFGSITKASVIAFQEKYTSAILSSWGLTKGTGYVGETTRAKLNSLLSTSVTPPPVVPVASDYTIEADCVAAGFFWYSDVCNTLAEGVTPPVVAGDHSVALASTNPAASTLMSSSAYNTMLVFNATAGSTDWNITSITVERFGISIDSMVSGVLVQDKDGLRHGNVYTFSSKKAAISFTSKPITITKGTTQKISILTHLGSTATSGTFGAKVTAISGDPSGLSLVGNTFSLATGASVLGAIDVDVVSLRTTTASVDIGNKDQLLTRFKFTETTSNEDAYLEELSVYNNGSAADGDIANWILKDASGNTLATVAQSNDKYVIFDLTSSPGYLIPNGSSKTLSLYVDLVDGASRTTQAVILNDYDVVVLGKDTGTRILATATGNTVDTAFPIGDIASGSGGYNHITATAGSLTVVLSNTSPTGTVPAGGNEVVFAKFDLKAKGENIEVRRLEFYLVARTAPDNGDSLTTANESDDIFTGTVNLKTSDGASHYALTVANDAPSTTATAYTLSSYFTIPSGTTETISIVGNLRSDLSSADSFRFAIKNVYVKRLTTGDFQTYQATALNANTLTGAAGSLTVVKDASWGNKSIIAGAAKQVGQFVLQTGSSEGVYISTFNIDLSSTTGVNELWMQKGAGTCSETSSTLIGSVDSSVAGANDSFSTGGVFTIPASDSQVVIVCANFDQSTATGTYIADFDASDISGTGAVSGEAVTNAADSTGQTMTVQTAGILTAKNGSNPNAAVLHASETGVKVLDMTFGTLYEPITIDTFRFTVENGATQDRNFSNYTLKHGSATIGSGKSAVSGVITFSGLSETIPYYGSESYSLWIDTSDALTMGSGDKTRAKFASVEALGAWSNSAIMASHDTGYCGAITTEPTSASSVGHYAVGDLVVHGGALKMVTTAANEGTVLTTGLTLDGAVAAFATGEVSKFGSFSQAATTDGTDLSNLAIGDLVVYYDATPANATGIVTAVNDTANTVAINGATAITGLAADNYVEIPGTGELASAGTATSFDVAHALGSLVYYYDAGGTSTFGVVTTAYVADAATIKVNDTTITIADADRIFALDADVSQEVYSAQSTYQYGVGDVVYHYDSGGTSAWAVVTTGIDAGETMASLVTSVATAAASDRIVRVTPGVIASNNMTMHDVEPILTASDTTYTTGISGGMQTIAIYDITAVGGALFVESLAVYLEGSAIAKIDTAANAIEIWEGGERIYQGGDLSGGVAATYTCDLTTPEEIASGQTKTFTVKVTTAASAAWANTDVGKSLRAKIDGTKGQMASGLDWYYASSGPGTAPTASSPASISDSEFPVYGKYSLTY
- a CDS encoding GIY-YIG nuclease family protein; this translates as MYYVYFLKSRKDGHSVYVGYTNNLRRRLQEHNIGRGGKYTKNKGPFSLVYYEAYNSMEDAQNREQALKVHKRAYSQLKNRIKEGLKK